The following nucleotide sequence is from Deltaproteobacteria bacterium GWA2_45_12.
AATAATTTCATCGGCCACATTCCGTGGAGGCGGCTCATAACTGGCAAACTGCATCGTGTAAGTGGCCCTTCCCTGGCTCTGCGATCTTACATCGGTGGAATAACCAAACATTTTGGCCAAGGGAACATGGGCCTTGATAATTTGCAATTTCCCCCGAGGGGTCATGCTCATAATCTTTCCGCGGCGAGAATTCAAGTCCCCAATTATATCTCCCATAAATTCTTCAGGGGCACTCACTTCAACATCCATAATGGGTTCTAACAAAACCGTGGTTGCCTTTTTACAGGCATCTTTAAAAGCCATGGAGGCCGCAATTTTAAAAGCCATTTCAGATGAATCAACTTCATGAAAACTGCCATCGAGTAGTTCGGCCTTAATGCCCATTAAAGGGTAACCAGCCAAAACACCGCCCTCCAAAGCTTCTGTAATCCCCTTGGAAATAGCCGGAATAAACTCACGTGGGATGGAACCGCCCACTATTTTATTGATAAACTCAAAACTTTTGCCGTCTTCGTGGGGATATATCTTTAAAACCACATGACCATATTGCCCACGTCCCCCTGTCTGACGAATATATTTTCCTTCCTGCTCTGCGGTCCCCGTAATTGTTTCTCGATAGGCCACCTGGGGCTTCCCTACATTGGCTTCCACCTTGAATTCACGGGTGAGCCGATCAACAATAATTTCAAGGTGCAACTCACCCATACCTGAAATAATGGTTTGCCCCGTTTCTTCATCAACACGGACACGGAACGAAGGATCTTCCTGGGTTAATTTTTGAAGTGAAAGAGCCAGTTTTTCCTGGTCGGCTTTTGATTTTGGTTCAATGGCAATGGAAATGACGGGATTGGGGAATTCCATACGCTCCAAAATGATGGGCTTCTTTTCATCACATAAAGTGTCCCCCGTAAGGGTGTGCCTTAAGCCCACAGCAGCCGCAATACCTCCAGCCCCTATTTCTTTAATATCTTCCCGTTTATTGGCATGCATCTGAAGCAAACGCCCCATACGTTCCTTCTTGTTACGAACAGAATTAAAAATAGAGGAACCCGCTTGAAGTTTGCCTGAATAAACACGGAAATAAGTAAGTTGCCCCACAAAAGGATCCGTCATGATTTTAAAAGCCAAAGCAGAAAAAGGTTCAGTATCGGAAGATCGCCTTACATCTTGTTGTTTGGGCTTATCAAAATTAATTCCTTTAACAGGAGGGACATCCAAAGGAGAAGGAAGAAGCTTAACAACAGCATCGAGCAAGGGTTGAACACCCTTATTTTTGAAGGCAGAACCACAAACAACAGGAATAATCTTCATCGAAACACATGCCTTGCGAAGCGCACTCCAAATCTCATCTTCAGAAACAGCACTTCCTGCCAAATATTTTTCAAGCAAGGACTCTTCTTCTTCAGCAACAGCTTCAATCATTTGTTCACGGTATTTTTTGGCTTCATCAAGAAGGTTTGCAGGGATTTCTTCATCATGAAACCCAGCACCCAAGGTTTCTTCTTCCCAAACAACTGCTTTCATTCGGACAAGATCAAGGATGCCCTTAAACTGATCTTCGGAGCCATAGGGAAGCTGAATGGGCACGGGCTTGTGATTAAGCTTAACCGAAATTTCCTGAACACAACCCATAAAATTGGCACCCACTCGATCCATCTTATTAATAAAGGCAATGCGCGGAACATGGTATTTGTCCGCCTGACGCCACACTGTTTCGCTTTGAGGTTCAACACCTCCTACGGCACAAAAAACACCCACAGCCCCATCAAGAACTCTTAAGGAACGTTCCACTTCGATGGTAAAATCAACATGCCCCGGGGTATCAATAATATTGATTTGATGCCCACTCCATGAACAGGTGGTCGCAGCCGAGGTAATGGTAATGCCACGTTCCTGCTCTTGGATCATCCAATCCATCGTGGCCGTACCATCGTGAACTTCGCCAATCTTGTGAACCTTGCCCGTATAGTAAAGAACACGTTCCGTCGTCGTTGTTTTACCGGCATCTATATGAGCCATAATCCCAATATTTCGCAGTTTGGCTAAGTCCATAAGATTACCAACGGTAATGGGCAAAAGCACGGTTAGCTTCAGCCATACGATGTACCTCTTCTCGTTTTTTTATGGCCCCACCCTTGCCATCCAAAACATCCAAAAATTCGCCGGCCAATTTTTGATGCATGTTTTTTTCACCACGATTTCTGGCACTTTCAACAAGCCACTTCATACCCAAAGATACTTTGCGTTCAGCACGCACTTCCATGGGGACTTGATAGTTGGCCCCACCCACACGACGGGAACGAACTTCCAGGATGGGCTTTACATTTTCCAGGGCCTGCTTGAACANNNNNNNNNNNNNNNNNNNATTTGCCTTTTAACGGCTGCACCTTTTCGAGACATATTTCTTTGAAGAAGTCAGGATCCAGGAACCAGGATTCGGAATAAAATCTTTTGAAAATATTCTGACTTCTGATTCCTGACTTCTGACACCCCAACATTTACTTAGGTTTTTTTGCTCCGTATTTACTACGGCCCCTACGACGCTTTTCCACACCTTGAGTATCAAGGGTGCCACGAATAATATGGTAACGAACACCGGGCAGGTCTTTCACACGACCCCCACGAATCATGACCACTGAGTGTTCCTGCAAATTATGGCCTTCACCGGGGATGTAAGCTGTCACTTCAATTCCGTTGGTTAAGCGAACACGAGCCACTTTGCGTAAAGCGGAATTCGGCTTTTTGGGTGTTGTTGTATAAACACGGACACACACACCCCGCTTTTGAGGGCACTCCCCCAAAGCCGGCGCCATATTTTTTCGATGAGCCTGAACACGACCTTCTTTGACTAACTGATTAATTGTCGGCATAAAATCTCTTCAACCTTTTTAATAAAAAACGTATAACAAAAAGAAGTTCGATCGTTTTGAACTTCCAACCAAAAAACCCAACTATTTCATATACTTAAACATGAAAAAGGCAGGCTTCACAAAAAGAGTCGCGAAGTTAACAGAAGTTTTTATGGATGTCAAGAAGGCTTAGGGGTGAAACTAGCTAATTTTTTTAACCGGCAATTTCCCATGAATCCTTGTTCCAAAAATTTAACTCGCTACAGCTTCAATGGTAATACCATCTTCGGGCAACCCTTCCTCATCAACCTTGATTTTAAGGATACGATACTTCCTTAAACCCGTACCGGCCGGGATCAGGCGTCCCATAATCACGTTTTCTTTCAAGCCACGAAGCGAGTCGCTTTTTCCGGACAAAGCCGCCTCAGTCAACACCTTGGTTGTTTCCTGGAATGAAGCAGCCGACATGAAACTTTCAGTTGTCAACGAAGCCTTGGTAATTCCCAACAACAAGGGCTCGGCAATGGCGGGCTTGCCTTTTTTCTTGCGGACCTCTTTATTGACTTCTTCAAAAGAGAAACGTTCAACCTGTTCATCAATAAGGAAACGGGTATCTCCCGGATTAACAATGCGCACCTTACGCAGCATTTGACGAACGATCACTTCAATATGTTTGTCGTTAATTTTTACACCTTGCAAACGGTACACTTCCTGAACTTCATCAGTCAGATATTTAGCCAGGGCCTTTTCACCCAAAATCTGCAAAATATCATGGGGGTTTGAAGAACCGTCCATCAAAGCTTCCCCGGCTCGCACAAATTCACCTTCGTGCACGGCAATATGTTTCCCTTTGGGGATGAGATATTCTTTGGACTCTCCCACATCCGGTTTCACAATGAGCTTACGCTTGCCTTTGGTGTCTTTTCCGAAAGTGACGTAACCATCAATTTCGCTGATAACCGCACACTCTTTGGGTTTGCGGGCTTCAAATAATTCAGCAACACGAGGCAACCCACCGGTAATATCCTTCGTTTTTGTGGTTTCACGAGGAATCTTGGCGATAACATCACCGGCCTGAACCTTCTCGTTGTTACCGACAACAATGTTGGCACTAATGGGCAAAAGGTAACGGGCTTCCGAATCGGCATGGGGCAATTTGATCGTACGTCCTTTTTCATCTTTAATGGAAACACGAGGACGAAGATTGGCATTCTTGCCTTGGGTGACCACTTTACGAGCAAGACCAGTCACTTCATCGATCACTTCTTGCAAACTTTGCCCTTCAATAAGNNNNNNNTATTTAATAACCCCTGCCACTTCAGTGATAATGGGAACCGTGTAAGGATCCCATTCGGCTAAAAGACTTTTAACCTTAACCTTGTCACCTTCTTTAAATTTGAGAATGGCACCGTACACCAAGGAATATCTTTCACGTTCACGACCTGTTTCATCCATGATGGCAATTTCACCGTGACGATTCATCACCGTAAGATTTCGTTGTTTATTGGTCACCACACGAACATTGATAAGACGGACAACGCCATCATGACGGGATTCCAAGGTCGATTGTTCCGCTCGACGAGAAGCAGCCCCCCCCACGTGGAAGGTACGCATGGTCAACTGGGTTCCCGGTTCACCGATTGACTGGGCGGCAATCACCCCCACGGTTTCACCAATATTCACCATGTGCCCACGGGCCAAATCACGGCCATAGCACTTAATGCACACACCTTGCCTTGCCTGGCAGGTAAGCACGGAACGGATCCTTACTTTTTCCAAACCGGCATCTTCGATTTTTTCAACCAGTTCTTCATTAATTTCCTTTCCGGCAGGCACCAAAACTTCACTTGTATAAGGGTCAGCCACATCATCTAAGGCCACACGACCCAAAATACGATCTCCCAAAGCCTCAATGACTTCTCCCCCTTCAACAAGGGGTGTCATTTCAATACCATCCAAGGTTCCGCAATCATCAATATTCACAATCATGTCCTGAGCCACATCGACCAAGCGACGTGTCAGATAGCCTGAATTGGCTGTCTTAAGAGCCGTATCGGCCAACCCCTTACGAGCACCGTGTGTTGAAATAAAGTACTGCAACACAGTGAGCCCTTCACGGAAATTAGCCGTAATGGGGGTTTCGATAATTTCACCAGAGGGCTTGGCCATCAAACCACGCATACCGGCCAACTGACGCATTTGCTGCTGCGAACCACGGGCTCCTGAATCGGCCATGATGTAAACAGGGTTAAAGCTTGGCATACGCTTGCCATCGGCACCGATCTGCTGGCTCATCCCACGGATCATTTCACCCGAAATAGCTTCTGTCACCTGCGCCCAGATATCAACCACCTTGTTATAGCGTTCTCCGTCGGTGATTAAACCTTCGACATACTGATTTTCAATTTCAGCGATTTGTTTATAGGCATCATCCAAGAATTTTTGTTTGTTGGCAGGAACAATCATGTCATCAAGCGCAATGGAAATACCGGCTCGGGTTGCAAATTCAAAACCTATATTCTTAAGCCTGTCTGCCAATAAAACAGTCTGTTTATTGCCTGCAATTCGGTAACAAAGATCAACCAGTTCAGCGATGGCCTTTTTATCCATGACCCGGTTGATAATTTTAAACGGAATTTTTTCAGGCAAAATTTCGCTCAGCAAAGTTCTTCCCACTGTTGTTTCTTCCATTTCTCCACGTAAACGGACCTTAATTTGGGCATGAAGGTCAACCACACTATTATCCCAGGCCGAACGTACTTCTTTGGGGCTGGAGAAAATTTTGCCAGCTCCACGTGCGCCCTGTTTTTCGCGGGTCATGTAATAAATTCCCAAAACCATGTCCTGGGTGGGAACAATAATGGGTTTGCCATTGGCAGGAGAAAGAATGTTATTTGTCGACATCATAAGCACACGAGTCTCAATTTGTGCTTCAATGGAAAGAGGAATATGAACCGCCATTTGATCCCCGTCGAAGTCGGCGTTAAAAGCCGCGCAAACAAGGGGGTGTAACTGAATGGCTTTTCCTTCTGTAAGAATGGGCTCAAAAGCCTGCATCCCCAAACGATGCAGTGTGGGAGCACGGTTTAGAATAACGGGGTGTTCTTTGATCACTTCTTCCAAGACATCCCATACCTCGGGCCTTTCTTTTTCAACCATTTTTCGGGCACTCTTGATGGTAGAAACAAAACCTTTTTCTTCCAGACGTTGGAAAATGAAGGGCTTGAAAAGTTCCAAAGCCATCTTTTTGGGAAGACCGCATTGGTGCAAGCGAAGATGGGGACCAACCACGATAACCGAACGTCCCGAATAATCGACGCGCTTACCCAAAAGGTTTTGGCGGAAACGCCCTTGTTTGCCTTTGATCATGTCAGAAAGCGAACGAAGAGGACGTTTGTTCGGGCCTGTAAAAACTTTTCCACGACGGCCGTTATCTAAAAGAGCATCAACAGCTTCCTGCAACATACGCATTTCGTTGCGAATAATAATTTCAGGAGCATTTAATTCTTGAAGGCGCTTCAAACGATTGTTTCGGTTGATGACTCGCCGGTATAAATCATTCAAATCGGATGTGGCAAAACGGCCCCCTTCCAAGGGAACAAGGGGACGTAAATCAGGGGGAATCACAGGAACCACTTCCATCATCATCCATTCGGGATGATTACCCGACTCTTTAAGGGCTTCAACCACGCGCAACCGTTTAGACAATTTTTTCTTTGTGGCTTCGGAAGATGTTTTTTCAAGATCTTTTCTAAGTTGCTTGCCCAACACCTCAAGATCAATCTTACGAAGCATTTCACGCACAGCGGCTCCGCCCATGGAGGCTTCGAAGTCACCGCCAAACTGAGCGCGCGCTTTTTGATATTCATCTTCGCTTAAAATATCTCCGTTTGAAAGCTTACTGGAACCCGCATCGGTCACGATATAAGATTCACAATACAAGACACGCTCAAGATCTTTCAAACTGACATCCAGAAGAGTCCCGATACGGGATGGCAAGCTTTTAAGGAACCAGATATGAGCCACAGGAGTTGCCAGGTTGATATGTCCCATGCGTTCGCGGCGCACTTTTGACTGGATTACTTCCACTCCGCATTTTTCGCAGACAATGCCACGATGTTTCATGCGCTTGTACTTACCGCAATTGCATTCGTAATCTTTGACGGGTCCAAAAATTTTGGCACAAAACAAACCGTCACGTTCCGGCTTAAACGTACGGTAGTTGATGGTCTCCGGCTTTTTAACTTCTCCAAAGGACCAACTACGAATCATGTCGGGGCTGGCAATTGAAACCTTCACGGATGAATAGCATGAAGGGTCTTTGGGTTTTTCAAAAAAAGAAGTGATATCCATATTTTGCTTCCCCTTTCCTTAAGACTTCAACCCGTAGTTTTAAAATCTACCGGTTAAAAGACACAGGAAAGAAATTATTTTTCTTCGATCAATTCGACATTAAGGGCCAAGCTTTGCATTTCCTTGATGAGCACTTTGAAAGATTCAGGGAGCCCTGGTTCAAGGGTGTGGTCTCCCTTGACAATGTGCTCATACATGCGCGTACGACCAATAACATCATCGGACTTAACCGTAAGGAATTCCTGAAGCGCATAGCTGGCGCCGTAAGCTTCCATGGCCCATACTTCCATTTCCCCCATACGTTGTCCCCCGAACTGGGCTTTACCGCCCAAAGGTTGTTGGGTGACCAGCGAGTAAGGTCCAATGGAACGGGCATGAATCTTGTCGTCAACCAAGTGGTGTAATTTCAAAATGTACATATCCCCCACAGTGACAGGATGTTCAAAAGCATCCCCTGTACGTCCATCAAACAAAGTGACCTGACCTGACTCAGGAACACCCGCCAAACCAAGAAGATATTTAATTTCTTCTTCGCGGGCTCCATCAAACACAGGCGTATTGAAATAAACACCATGCCCCAGATCTTTGGCCAAAGCCAAAAGTTCATCCTGGGTTGCCGATTCAATAAACTCATTCACCGAAGGTGATTGGTAAATCTTTTTAACAAATGCGGCAAAATCATCTTTGTTAAAATGATCCGTTAAAAAAGTCCGTATTTTATGGCCCAAGGCACGACCCGCACGACCCAGGTGTACTTCAAGAATTTGTCCGATATTCATACGAGAAGGCACGCCCAAGGGGTTTAACACCACATCCACAGGAGTTCCATCTTCCATATAGGGCATGTCTTCTTCAGGCAAGATACGGCTGATAACACCCTTGTTTCCGTGACGTCCGGCCACCTTGTCCCCCACCATCATTTTACGTTTGATGGCTACATAGACCTTGACGATTTTGATCACTCCTGGAGGAAGCTCATCTCCCTTTTTCAGGCGATTGACTTTTTGATCATAGACCATACGAACCAAGTCCATTTGGTCTTCCATCTCTTCCAAAATGTCACCAATCTGGTCCTCCAAACCATCGCCACCTTCCACGGAAATTTCCTTCCATTTCTCAAAGGGGATTTGTTTGAGCATGGATTCGGTGATCTTTTTACCCTTGACCAAAAGAACTCTTTCACCATCATCATCCATGACTTTGGAAGACGAAGTTTGGCCTACAAGCAATTGGGCCAATTTTTTTTCTGCCGAAATGCGTACCACACCCAATTCGTCTCCCTGATCTTTCTGGAGCTTTTTGGTGGCTTCGTCCTGCTGTTCCCTGGAACGTTCGTCCAAGTCAATTCCTTCGCGAGAAAATACCTGAGTGGCAATAACGGTACCCACAATGCCAGGCCCCACGCGCAGCGACGAATCTTTTACATCACCGGCTTTTTCACCAAAGATGGCTCGCAAGAGTTTTTCCTCAGGAGAAAGTTGGGTCTCTCCCTTGGGAGTAATCTTACCCACCAAAATATCATCAGGCTTTACTTCAGCCCCAATTCTTACAATGCCAGACTCATCCAAATTTTTCAGAGCTTCTTCCCCTACATTGGGAATATCGCGGGTAATTTCCTCACGACCCAATTTTGTGTCGCGGGCAATACATTCAAATTCCTCAATATGAATGGAGGTAAAGGTATCTTCCTTGACCAGGCGTTCGCTGATAAGCACGGAATCTTCAAAGTTGAAACCGCCCCAGGGCATGAAGGCCACTGTCACGTTTTGGCCCAAAGCCAACTCGCCTCTTTCAGTGGAGCATCCATCGGCGATGATCTCACCTTTTTTGATGTGATCGCCCACACTGACCAAAGGAATCTGGTTGATACAGGTGTTCTGATTGGAACGCTGATATTTAAGCATGTTGTAAATATCAACTTCTGTCTGGGTTCCGTCTTTCTTTTTGGCTTTGTCCGCTTTCACCACAATGCGCGAAGCGTCAACTGAAATAACAATACCATCACGGTCTGTAACCACTGTAATTCCTGAATCACGAGCCACAATGGGTTCGATCCCCGTACCCACAATGGGTGAACGAGACCGAAGCAAAGGCACGGCCTGACGTTGCATGTTTGAACCCATGAGAGCACGGTTGGCGTCATCATGTTCCAAAAATGGGATAAGAGAAGCGGCAATACTGACCAACTGATTGGGAGAAACGTCCATCAGATCCACTTCATCCTTGTTGACCATCATGAACTCGCCATTTTTACGGCAGCTGACCAATTGGTCGATAAAATGACCTTTTGCATCGAGCTTGGCATTGGCCTGACCAATCACGTGATTGGCTTCATCCAAGGCAGAATAGTAGGCCACTTCATCGGTCACCCGGCCCCCTTCAACCTTGCGATAAGGCGTTTCAATAAATCCGTACTCATTGACACGGGCATAGGTTGAAAGTGAAGCGATCAAACCGATATTCGGACCTTCGGGTGTTTCAATGGGACAAATACGACCATAGTGGGTGGCATGCACGTCACGCACTTCAAAACCGGCACGCTCACGGGTTAACCCTCCTGGTCCAAGAGCTGAAAGACGGCGCTTGTGTGTAATTTCAGAAAGAGGATTGGTTTGATCCATGAACTGGGACAACTGGGATGAGCCAAAAAACTCCTTCACGACAGCCGAAACGGGTTTGGCGTTGATAAGATCATTGGGCATGAGAGTTTCAATTTCCTGCAAACTCATGCGTTCTTTAATGGCGCGTTCCATACGTACCAAGCCGATGCGATATTGATTTTCCAATAATTCACCGACAGCACGAATACGGCGATTCCCCAAATGATCGATATCATCAACCATGCCACGACCATCTTTAAGGTTAAGAAGATAACGAACAATTTCCAAGATATCTTCCTTGCGAAGAGTGGTCACTTCCAAGGGTACATCAAAACCAAATTTGTAATTGATTTTAAGACGCCCCACACGTGACAAATCGTAGCGTTCAGGATTGAAGAAAAGGTTTTCAAAAAGGGCTGTTGCTGCTTCCAGGGTGGAAGGATCTCCCGGACGAAGACGTTTATAAATTTCGATCACAGCCTCTTCCGAATTTTTGACTTTATCAATTAAAAGAGTATTGCGGATATAGGATCCCACATTCAGGTTATCGATAAAAAGAAGACTGACTTCTTTTATCTTTCGTGTGTAAAGCTCTTCTATTTTTTCTTTGGTCAAAACATCGTTAGTGGCCAAAACAACTTCACCGGTATTTTTATCAACCACATCATGGGCGACAACACGGTCAATGATTTCCTCTTCATCAATGGCCAATTCGTTGATTTTAGCCTGGGCCATTTTATCCAAAAGATTTTGGGTAAATTTACGGCCTTTTTTGACAATCACTTCACCTGATTTGGGATGTTCAATATCACGCACCGCACGCTGAAATTTAAGCACTTCAGGGTTGACACTTTTGATTATTTTTTTCCCGTCAAGACGGATCGTTTCACTTAAATAAAAAGTGTTTAAGATTTCTTCTTCGGAAAGCCCTAGCGAACGCAGCAGGATGGTAACAGGCAACTTACGTCGACGGTCAATACGAACATAGAGTAAATCTTTGGTGTCAAATTCAAAATCAAGCCATGAGCCACGATAAGGAATCGCACGGGCCGAATAAAGTAATTTGCCGGAAGCATGTGTCTTTCCCTTGTCATGTTCAAAGAAAATACCAGGAGAACGATGTAACTGCGAAACGATCACTCTTTCGGTACCATTGATAATAAAGGTACCGTTACGAGTCATGAGGGGAATGGTTCCAAAATAGACTTCCTGCTCTTTAACATCACGGATTGACTGGGCACCAGTTTCCGGGTCATTGTCCCACACCACAAGACGTACGATTACCTTCACAGGAACTTCGTAGGTCATTCCGCGTTGACGGCATTCCATCATTTCATACTTGGGTTTTTCAAAACTATAACTGACAAATTCAAGGGAGGCCGTGTTGTTAAAGTCGGTAATGGGAAAAACGCTCTTGAAAATGGTCTGTAAACCTTCGTCCTTGCGCTGATCAGGAAGAGCGTCAAACTGGAGAAATTTAATATACGAATTGCGCTGAAGTTCAATCAGGTTTGGAATATCAACCACTTTTTTGATCCGTGAAAATTCCTTACGAAGACGAAAATTGGAAGCCGTAAGTTGAGGCATGGATTTAACTCCTTAATAACGTATATATGTAAGTTCAAAAAGGCCAAGGCCGCATATCTACCTTTGCCTTCTGATCCTATTTGTGGAAGAGCAGAAAAAGCCAAAGGGGCTTAAAAACTTAAATAATATTAAGCTTTAAACCCCTAAAAATTACTTAAGTTCAACCTTGGCGCCCGCTTTTTCAAGCTGCTCTTTGAACTTTTTGGCATCATCTTTGGAAACGCCTTCTTTAACAGTCTTAGGCATGGCTCCTTCAGCAAGGTCTTTGGCTTCTTTTAAACCAAGGCTTGTGATAACGCGGATTTCCTTAATGACACCAATTTTGTTGTCGCCGGTTGAGGTCAAGACAACGGCAAATTCGGTCTTTTCTTCTGCAGGGGCAGCAGCAGCGCCACCGCCAGCAGCAGCTACAGCCACTGGGGCTGCTGCCGATACGCCAAATTTTCCTTCGAACTTTTTAACAAGTTCGGAAACTTCCAAAACAGTCATTTTGGAAACAGCTTCTAGGATTTGATCGCTAGAGATTTGTGTCATGGAACATAAAGTTGCTAGTCGCTTCCTTGGCAAGACACAAAACCTTCATGTCCCAGCCCATAGCTACCTAACAAACTCCTAAAAAAATTTGTACGGACCCTGCAATGCGGGGCCCCTACTTACGATGATTTCTCCTTTTGATCGCGAATAGCCGCCAACACATTGACCACCTGGCGTGGAATTTGAGCCAACACACACACCCAATTCCGTGCAGGAGCCAACATGGAACCCATCGCTTTTGCAATAAGCTCTTCTTTTGAAGGAAGCGAAGCCAAGGTCTTGATTTGCTCAGAACTCATCGCCTGAGACCCCATGACCGCTCCTTTAAATTTGATCAATTCGTTATTTTTTGAAAATTCAACAATCACTTTTGCCGGACCCGTTGGATCAAGCTCACTGGTTGCCACAGCCGTGGTGCCGATAAAATATTGCGCCAAAAACTCAGAGGGCGTGCCCTTTACAGCTATTTTAGCCAAACGATTTTTAATCACCTTTAGAGATGATTGCTTTTCCTCAAGCTTGCGACGCAATTGATTAATGGCATCCACAGTCATGCCTTTGTAATCTGCAACAATGGTTAACTGTGACTTTAAAAATTTTGCTTTAAGATTTTCAATTTCAATGGCTTTTTGTTCACGATTCATAAAATCCTCTTACGTTTTTTAAATTTCCAAACTCCCCATATCCACCCGAATTCCAGGGCTCAAGGTGGCACTTAGGGTAAGACCTTTTAAATAAATCCCTTTAGCCGCCGAAGGTTTAAGTTTGATGACTTCATCCAAAAGACTTTTTAAATTATCCTTAATTTTTTGGGGGCCAAAGGATACCTTGCCAATGGCACAATGGATAATACTGGCCTTGTCTGTTTTGAAAGCTGCTTTTCCAAGCTTACATTCTTTCACGGCCTTGCCGACATCCTGGGTTACAGTTCCTGTTTTAGGATTTGGCATAAGTCCACGAGGACCCAAAATTTTTCCAACCTTACTTACTGCCACCATCATGTCAGGGGATGCAATCACTTTGTCAAAATCCATCCATCCTTCATTAATTTTTTTGACC
It contains:
- a CDS encoding 50S ribosomal protein L7/L12, with amino-acid sequence MTQISSDQILEAVSKMTVLEVSELVKKFEGKFGVSAAAPVAVAAAGGGAAAAPAEEKTEFAVVLTSTGDNKIGVIKEIRVITSLGLKEAKDLAEGAMPKTVKEGVSKDDAKKFKEQLEKAGAKVELK
- a CDS encoding 50S ribosomal protein L1, giving the protein MSSKRYKELRKKVDPTKKYPLDQAVQLVSEMGGAKFDQTVEVALRLGTDSKQSDQNVRGATNMPHGLGKQVRVLVFAKGAKEAEAKEAGADFVGSDDLVKKINEGWMDFDKVIASPDMMVAVSKVGKILGPRGLMPNPKTGTVTQDVGKAVKECKLGKAAFKTDKASIIHCAIGKVSFGPQKIKDNLKSLLDEVIKLKPSAAKGIYLKGLTLSATLSPGIRVDMGSLEI
- a CDS encoding DNA-directed RNA polymerase subunit beta, which translates into the protein MPQLTASNFRLRKEFSRIKKVVDIPNLIELQRNSYIKFLQFDALPDQRKDEGLQTIFKSVFPITDFNNTASLEFVSYSFEKPKYEMMECRQRGMTYEVPVKVIVRLVVWDNDPETGAQSIRDVKEQEVYFGTIPLMTRNGTFIINGTERVIVSQLHRSPGIFFEHDKGKTHASGKLLYSARAIPYRGSWLDFEFDTKDLLYVRIDRRRKLPVTILLRSLGLSEEEILNTFYLSETIRLDGKKIIKSVNPEVLKFQRAVRDIEHPKSGEVIVKKGRKFTQNLLDKMAQAKINELAIDEEEIIDRVVAHDVVDKNTGEVVLATNDVLTKEKIEELYTRKIKEVSLLFIDNLNVGSYIRNTLLIDKVKNSEEAVIEIYKRLRPGDPSTLEAATALFENLFFNPERYDLSRVGRLKINYKFGFDVPLEVTTLRKEDILEIVRYLLNLKDGRGMVDDIDHLGNRRIRAVGELLENQYRIGLVRMERAIKERMSLQEIETLMPNDLINAKPVSAVVKEFFGSSQLSQFMDQTNPLSEITHKRRLSALGPGGLTRERAGFEVRDVHATHYGRICPIETPEGPNIGLIASLSTYARVNEYGFIETPYRKVEGGRVTDEVAYYSALDEANHVIGQANAKLDAKGHFIDQLVSCRKNGEFMMVNKDEVDLMDVSPNQLVSIAASLIPFLEHDDANRALMGSNMQRQAVPLLRSRSPIVGTGIEPIVARDSGITVVTDRDGIVISVDASRIVVKADKAKKKDGTQTEVDIYNMLKYQRSNQNTCINQIPLVSVGDHIKKGEIIADGCSTERGELALGQNVTVAFMPWGGFNFEDSVLISERLVKEDTFTSIHIEEFECIARDTKLGREEITRDIPNVGEEALKNLDESGIVRIGAEVKPDDILVGKITPKGETQLSPEEKLLRAIFGEKAGDVKDSSLRVGPGIVGTVIATQVFSREGIDLDERSREQQDEATKKLQKDQGDELGVVRISAEKKLAQLLVGQTSSSKVMDDDGERVLLVKGKKITESMLKQIPFEKWKEISVEGGDGLEDQIGDILEEMEDQMDLVRMVYDQKVNRLKKGDELPPGVIKIVKVYVAIKRKMMVGDKVAGRHGNKGVISRILPEEDMPYMEDGTPVDVVLNPLGVPSRMNIGQILEVHLGRAGRALGHKIRTFLTDHFNKDDFAAFVKKIYQSPSVNEFIESATQDELLALAKDLGHGVYFNTPVFDGAREEEIKYLLGLAGVPESGQVTLFDGRTGDAFEHPVTVGDMYILKLHHLVDDKIHARSIGPYSLVTQQPLGGKAQFGGQRMGEMEVWAMEAYGASYALQEFLTVKSDDVIGRTRMYEHIVKGDHTLEPGLPESFKVLIKEMQSLALNVELIEEK
- a CDS encoding 50S ribosomal protein L10; this translates as MNREQKAIEIENLKAKFLKSQLTIVADYKGMTVDAINQLRRKLEEKQSSLKVIKNRLAKIAVKGTPSEFLAQYFIGTTAVATSELDPTGPAKVIVEFSKNNELIKFKGAVMGSQAMSSEQIKTLASLPSKEELIAKAMGSMLAPARNWVCVLAQIPRQVVNVLAAIRDQKEKSS